A portion of the Leptospira noumeaensis genome contains these proteins:
- a CDS encoding phosphatase PAP2 family protein → MKELLLAQSSLWFSSLPLDSLHIWDPSLGGIFLTISTICHYLGGSSFFLGLISFVYIYYRPKLAFELSLGLLTSAVIISLLKFYLESPRPFPYPEAFDEKAFGLPSGHAYSAVVVWGLLAYRIPKLWFRVLSILIILFMPFSRMYLKVHYLGDVSLGFGLGVIHLLIILFLLDRFYKKDSVPTFLHTENYRTLSLLGIVITLSPIALDSPFLSVEHHHSLSGVLTASGALAGFWLGLLFYPRFSKPEFLNWSLPHFNLSFGTKNFNNFWITVLVRLLVLAIVIFLLYVIPGILIKKTIWKDDLFLRYIRYLMVGFALVFFVPLVLQKIQKGKFLQN, encoded by the coding sequence ATGAAAGAACTCCTCCTAGCACAGAGCTCCCTTTGGTTTTCCTCCCTTCCCCTGGATTCTCTCCATATTTGGGATCCCAGTCTTGGAGGAATTTTCCTTACCATTTCTACGATCTGCCATTATTTGGGAGGGAGTAGTTTTTTCCTCGGCCTCATTTCCTTTGTTTATATCTACTACCGGCCAAAACTCGCTTTTGAACTTTCGCTCGGTTTACTCACTTCCGCAGTCATAATTTCTTTATTAAAATTTTATTTAGAAAGCCCAAGGCCTTTTCCTTATCCAGAAGCCTTTGATGAAAAGGCGTTTGGTTTGCCTTCTGGTCATGCGTATTCGGCGGTTGTCGTATGGGGATTATTAGCTTACCGAATTCCAAAACTTTGGTTTCGAGTTCTCTCGATCCTCATCATTCTTTTTATGCCATTTTCCAGAATGTATCTCAAAGTACATTACTTAGGTGATGTGAGTTTAGGATTTGGACTTGGTGTCATCCATTTACTCATCATCTTATTTCTCCTCGATCGATTTTATAAAAAAGATTCTGTTCCCACTTTTTTACACACAGAAAATTACCGAACCTTAAGTCTTTTGGGAATCGTAATTACTTTGTCTCCGATTGCTCTGGATTCTCCTTTTCTTTCTGTGGAACACCACCATAGTTTGTCGGGAGTACTTACGGCAAGTGGGGCCCTTGCTGGTTTTTGGCTCGGACTTCTGTTTTATCCAAGATTTAGCAAACCAGAATTTTTAAATTGGTCTCTTCCTCATTTTAATCTTTCCTTCGGTACTAAAAATTTTAACAATTTTTGGATTACGGTTCTTGTTCGATTGTTAGTTTTAGCGATAGTGATCTTTTTACTTTATGTAATCCCAGGAATTCTCATCAAAAAAACCATTTGGAAAGATGATCTGTTTCTCCGATACATTCGTTACTTAATGGTTGGATTTGCTCTTGTTTTCTTTGTTCCATTGGTTCTGCAAAAAATCCAAAAAGGAAAGTTTTTGCAAAACTAA
- a CDS encoding oligosaccharide flippase family protein, with protein MQKLTKIFQILKLELLKEGVLKNSFFVSSSKALSAITNLVFMIYSVNLLSKAENGKLQYFLGFLPVVLAVAEFGLPNALIKYISPLADKKENPGAILNASLRIKFYSFLFLSLVCFVAYITSDENYFVLLLLLFGGIIISFISYFESLFVSYRKYKSLSLWNPLPNVVRLLLLIFFSESSAHPLTYMDILAIFCIAPIFVLFLFFFFFGKEEISFSAEPNEIKTNQKKLLLFNLWAFAASICAILSDRLEIFFLNQFHPPEIVADYGTALQLFSGFVIILATFNSIIFPKLARLAETEEFPNVLKKSVFLGGMIAIVLSPGILLAEPILTLLFGTKYTNSISVFKILYPNFLLQLVFAPLGTALFALGLPKLLAGLALLRLIFGAIFDYWIIPDWGANGAAISLFLGQIVSWLILTGYFMAYFRK; from the coding sequence ATGCAGAAATTAACAAAGATATTTCAAATTTTAAAACTAGAACTATTAAAAGAAGGAGTTCTCAAAAACTCTTTCTTTGTTAGTAGTTCCAAAGCTCTCTCTGCCATCACCAATTTGGTGTTTATGATTTATTCCGTAAATTTGTTAAGCAAAGCGGAAAATGGAAAACTCCAATACTTTTTAGGTTTTTTGCCAGTGGTTCTGGCAGTTGCGGAATTTGGCCTACCCAACGCACTCATCAAATACATCTCACCACTCGCAGACAAAAAAGAAAATCCTGGTGCGATACTCAACGCCTCACTTCGAATTAAGTTTTATTCATTTTTATTTTTATCTTTAGTATGTTTTGTCGCTTATATTACGAGTGATGAAAACTATTTTGTTTTATTACTTTTGTTATTCGGTGGGATCATCATCTCGTTTATTTCCTACTTCGAAAGCCTATTTGTATCTTATCGCAAATACAAATCATTGTCTCTTTGGAACCCTTTACCAAACGTAGTCAGACTTTTATTATTAATCTTTTTTTCTGAATCCAGTGCACACCCTCTCACTTACATGGATATCCTCGCAATTTTTTGTATTGCACCAATCTTCGTTTTATTTTTATTTTTTTTCTTCTTTGGAAAAGAAGAGATTTCGTTTAGCGCAGAACCAAACGAGATCAAAACCAATCAAAAAAAACTTTTACTTTTTAATCTCTGGGCCTTTGCTGCTTCTATTTGTGCCATCCTTTCCGATCGATTGGAAATTTTCTTTTTAAACCAATTCCATCCGCCAGAAATTGTAGCCGACTACGGAACCGCCTTGCAGTTGTTTAGCGGATTTGTGATTATTTTAGCTACTTTTAATTCGATTATTTTTCCAAAATTAGCAAGACTTGCCGAAACAGAAGAATTTCCCAATGTTCTAAAAAAATCTGTGTTTTTAGGTGGAATGATAGCGATTGTTTTATCACCGGGAATTTTACTCGCAGAACCCATCTTAACCTTGTTATTCGGAACAAAATACACAAATTCGATTTCTGTATTCAAAATTCTTTATCCTAATTTTTTACTCCAATTGGTTTTTGCTCCACTTGGAACAGCATTATTCGCCTTAGGATTGCCAAAACTCCTTGCGGGCCTTGCCCTTCTCCGTCTGATCTTTGGTGCTATCTTCGACTATTGGATCATTCCTGATTGGGGCGCCAATGGAGCTGCCATTTCACTCTTTCTCGGCCAGATTGTTTCTTGGTTGATTTTAACTGGTTACTTTATGGCTTACTTTCGGAAGTAA